The Micromonospora sp. NBC_00421 genome contains a region encoding:
- a CDS encoding HAD-IIIA family hydrolase produces MRRDAEPYQRRPGRDDPVAGQGVPALYDAVLLDRDGTLVEDVPYNGDPDKVRPVPGARAALDRLRAAGLRLGVVTNQSGLARGLFSTAQLRAVNARVEQLLGPFDTWQCCPHDERAGCACRKPAPGMVHAAARALGTTPDRCVLVGDIGADLAAADAAGAAGVLVPTAATRAAEVAAAGHVAVDLPAAVQLILDRAALLAGLSPHRPVPAPVAGLPSRRPGTVLVVRSDSAGDVLVTGPAVRAVAAHAERVVLLCGPRGRDAAALLPGVDEIVEWPLPWIDGVPAPVDPGDIGRLVERLRAVRADEAVVFTSFHQSALPLALLLRMAGTPRVSAISDDYPGSLLDVRHRIPDGLPEPERALSLAAAAGFTLPDGDDPRLRIRTDRVPPAPAGLGGPGYLVLHPGSAVPSRAVPPELAARIVRVLTAAGHRVAVTGGPDETALTARVAGDTGIDLGGRTGLAELAAVLAGAGALVVGNTGPAHLAAALGVPVVSLFAPTVGYGQWGPYRVPAVRLGDASAPCRDTRATICPVAGHPCLSAVEPGRVLDAVRLLGVVADAPARPAGSPPTVRSGPPSGGVTPVTVGRGSAR; encoded by the coding sequence GTGCGACGGGACGCGGAGCCGTATCAGCGCAGGCCAGGCCGGGACGACCCGGTCGCCGGCCAGGGCGTCCCCGCGCTGTACGACGCGGTGCTGCTGGACCGTGACGGCACCCTGGTCGAGGACGTGCCCTACAACGGCGACCCGGACAAGGTCCGGCCGGTGCCGGGGGCGCGGGCGGCGCTGGACCGGCTGCGCGCCGCAGGCCTGCGGCTGGGCGTGGTGACCAACCAGTCAGGCCTGGCCCGTGGGCTGTTCTCCACCGCCCAACTGCGGGCCGTCAACGCCCGGGTCGAGCAACTGCTCGGGCCGTTCGACACCTGGCAGTGCTGCCCGCACGACGAGCGGGCCGGCTGCGCCTGCCGCAAACCGGCCCCCGGCATGGTGCACGCCGCCGCGCGGGCCCTCGGCACCACCCCGGACCGCTGCGTGCTGGTCGGGGACATCGGCGCCGACCTGGCCGCCGCCGACGCGGCCGGCGCTGCCGGGGTGCTGGTGCCCACTGCGGCCACCCGGGCCGCCGAGGTGGCCGCCGCCGGGCACGTGGCCGTCGACCTGCCCGCCGCGGTGCAGCTGATCCTGGACCGGGCCGCACTGCTCGCCGGCCTGTCCCCGCACCGGCCCGTCCCCGCACCGGTCGCCGGCCTGCCCAGTCGCCGGCCCGGCACCGTGCTGGTGGTCCGCAGCGACTCCGCCGGGGACGTCCTGGTCACCGGTCCCGCCGTCCGCGCCGTCGCCGCACACGCCGAGCGGGTCGTGCTGCTCTGCGGTCCCCGGGGCCGGGACGCCGCAGCTCTGCTGCCCGGCGTCGACGAGATCGTCGAGTGGCCGCTGCCCTGGATCGACGGCGTACCCGCCCCGGTCGACCCGGGGGACATCGGTCGGCTCGTCGAGCGGCTGCGCGCCGTCCGGGCCGACGAGGCCGTCGTCTTCACCTCCTTCCACCAGTCGGCGCTGCCGCTGGCGCTGCTGCTGCGGATGGCCGGCACGCCGAGGGTCAGCGCGATCAGCGACGACTACCCCGGTTCCCTGCTCGACGTCCGGCACCGGATCCCCGACGGGCTGCCCGAGCCGGAACGGGCCCTGTCGCTGGCCGCCGCCGCCGGTTTCACCCTGCCCGACGGTGACGACCCGCGGCTGCGCATCCGCACCGACCGGGTGCCGCCCGCCCCGGCCGGGCTCGGCGGTCCCGGATACCTGGTGCTGCATCCCGGCTCGGCGGTGCCGAGCCGGGCCGTCCCGCCCGAGTTGGCCGCCCGGATCGTCCGGGTGCTCACCGCGGCCGGTCACCGGGTGGCGGTCACCGGTGGACCCGACGAGACCGCGTTGACCGCCCGGGTGGCCGGCGACACCGGCATCGACCTCGGCGGCCGGACCGGCCTGGCCGAGCTGGCCGCCGTGCTCGCCGGGGCCGGTGCGCTGGTGGTCGGCAACACCGGCCCCGCCCATCTGGCGGCCGCGCTGGGCGTGCCGGTGGTCAGCCTGTTCGCCCCCACCGTCGGTTATGGACAGTGGGGGCCGTACCGGGTGCCGGCGGTGCGGCTGGGCGACGCCAGCGCGCCCTGCCGGGACACCCGGGCGACGATCTGCCCGGTGGCGGGTCACCCCTGCCTGTCGGCCGTCGAACCGGGCCGGGTCCTCGACGCGGTACGCCTGCTGGGCGTCGTCGCCGACGCGCCGGCCCGACCGGCCGGCTCGCCGCCGACGGTCCGGTCCGGCCCGCCGTCGGGCGGGGTGACGCCGGTGACCGTCGGGCGGGGGAGTGCCCGATGA
- a CDS encoding glycosyltransferase → MNILLWHVHGSWTTSFVHGRHRYLVPVTPDRGPYGLGRARTYPWPDSTVEVTPQQLRREDVDVVLLQRPEEFDLACEWLGRPVGRAVPAIYVEHNTPKGDVPNTRHPVADRDDLLLTHVTHFNELFWDNGSTRTAVVEHGVVPPAVTWTGELDRLAVVINEPVRRGRITGTDLLARFAEIAPLDVFGMGVTGLADHLGLPADRLTSHDDVPQHLMHAELARRRAYLHLCRWTSLGLSLIEAMTIGMPVVALATTEAVQAVPPGAGALATRVDTLLAAAARFVADPAEARRAGAEARTAALGRYGLDRFLADWDRLLEEEVCASR, encoded by the coding sequence ATGAACATCCTGCTCTGGCACGTACACGGGTCCTGGACCACGTCCTTCGTGCACGGCAGGCACCGCTACCTGGTGCCGGTCACCCCCGACCGCGGACCGTACGGGTTGGGCCGGGCCCGCACCTACCCCTGGCCGGACAGCACCGTCGAGGTGACCCCGCAGCAACTGCGCCGGGAGGACGTCGACGTGGTGCTGCTGCAACGCCCCGAGGAGTTCGACCTGGCCTGCGAGTGGCTCGGCCGACCGGTGGGTCGGGCGGTGCCGGCGATCTACGTCGAGCACAACACCCCGAAGGGCGACGTGCCGAACACCCGGCACCCGGTGGCCGACCGGGACGACCTGCTGCTCACCCACGTCACCCACTTCAACGAGCTGTTCTGGGACAACGGGAGCACCCGCACCGCCGTCGTCGAACACGGCGTCGTGCCACCCGCCGTGACCTGGACCGGCGAACTCGACCGGCTCGCCGTGGTGATCAACGAGCCGGTACGCCGTGGCCGGATCACCGGCACCGACCTGCTGGCCCGGTTCGCCGAGATCGCCCCGCTGGACGTCTTCGGCATGGGGGTGACCGGGCTCGCCGACCATCTCGGCCTGCCGGCCGACCGGTTGACCAGCCACGACGACGTCCCGCAGCACCTGATGCACGCCGAGTTGGCCCGGCGGCGGGCGTACCTGCACCTGTGCCGGTGGACCTCGCTGGGGCTGAGCCTGATCGAGGCCATGACGATCGGCATGCCTGTGGTCGCGCTGGCCACCACCGAGGCCGTACAGGCGGTGCCACCCGGCGCGGGGGCGCTCGCCACCCGGGTCGACACCCTGCTGGCCGCCGCCGCCCGGTTCGTCGCCGACCCCGCCGAGGCCCGCCGGGCGGGTGCCGAGGCGCGTACCGCCGCCCTGGGCCGTTACGGCCTGGACCGTTTCCTCGCCGACTGGGACCGCCTGCTGGAGGAGGAAGTATGCGCATCGCGATGA
- a CDS encoding SRPBCC family protein, with amino-acid sequence MIDAPPQQVFDVLADGWTYSDWVVGTVHVRDVDAQWPRVGTRLHHRAGPWPFSLEDASTVLVCDPPHRLVLRAGLWPVGEAVVVFTLTPEGDGATRVRIGEDFAAGPLHWFRNRLNDLVLHQRNRETLRRLSDIATRQKADERAER; translated from the coding sequence GTGATCGATGCACCCCCGCAGCAGGTCTTCGACGTGCTGGCCGACGGTTGGACGTACAGCGACTGGGTGGTCGGCACGGTGCACGTGCGTGACGTCGACGCGCAGTGGCCCCGGGTGGGCACCCGCCTGCACCACCGGGCCGGCCCGTGGCCGTTCTCGCTGGAGGACGCCTCGACGGTGCTGGTCTGCGACCCGCCGCACCGGCTGGTGCTGCGGGCCGGGTTGTGGCCGGTCGGCGAGGCGGTAGTGGTGTTCACCCTGACCCCGGAGGGCGACGGCGCGACCCGGGTACGGATCGGTGAGGACTTCGCCGCCGGCCCGTTGCACTGGTTCCGCAACAGGCTCAACGACCTGGTGCTGCACCAGCGCAACAGGGAGACCCTGCGCCGGCTCTCCGACATCGCCACCCGGCAGAAGGCCGACGAGCGCGCCGAACGGTGA
- a CDS encoding glycosyltransferase yields MRIAMISEHASPLAVLGGEDAGGQNTHVAELSAALVAAGHDVRVYTRRDAVDLPVAVRAPDGYEVVHVPAGPAEPVAKDALLPHMKEFSHWLTARWRGGDWTPEVVHAHFWMSGLAALAAGRQTGVPVVQTYHALGAVKKRHQGVQDTSPARRIGYERELGRAVDRVIAQCRDEVGELVRLGVPRSRMTVVPSGVNLDTFAPLGPAVAREPGRPRVLTVGRLVERKGFQTVIRAMALVPEAECVVVGGPPGGLLETDPYARRLRALAGTCGVADRVRLVGAVPREEMGRWYRSADVLVAAPWYEPFGLTPLEAMACGVPVVGTSVGGIRDTVVDGVTGDLVPARDPQALGAALASLLDDRIRRFGYATAALQRARRSYSWATAADRLAEVYAEVATVRRPSRVGA; encoded by the coding sequence ATGCGCATCGCGATGATCTCCGAGCACGCCAGCCCGCTCGCCGTGCTGGGCGGTGAGGACGCCGGCGGGCAGAACACCCACGTCGCGGAACTCTCCGCCGCGCTGGTGGCGGCCGGGCACGATGTCCGGGTCTACACCCGGCGCGATGCCGTCGACCTGCCGGTCGCCGTCCGGGCCCCGGACGGGTACGAGGTGGTGCACGTCCCCGCCGGCCCCGCCGAGCCGGTCGCCAAGGACGCCCTGCTGCCGCACATGAAGGAGTTCAGCCACTGGCTCACCGCGCGGTGGCGGGGCGGGGACTGGACCCCCGAGGTGGTGCACGCGCACTTCTGGATGAGCGGGCTGGCCGCGTTGGCCGCCGGCCGGCAGACCGGGGTGCCGGTGGTGCAGACGTACCACGCGCTGGGCGCGGTCAAGAAGCGCCACCAGGGGGTGCAGGACACCAGCCCGGCCCGCCGGATCGGCTACGAACGGGAGCTGGGCCGCGCGGTCGACCGGGTGATCGCCCAGTGCCGCGACGAGGTGGGGGAGCTGGTCCGGCTCGGCGTCCCCCGGTCCCGGATGACAGTCGTGCCGTCCGGGGTCAACCTGGACACCTTCGCCCCGCTCGGTCCGGCCGTCGCGCGGGAACCCGGCCGTCCCCGGGTGCTCACCGTCGGCCGGCTGGTGGAACGTAAGGGCTTCCAGACGGTGATCCGGGCGATGGCGCTGGTCCCCGAGGCCGAGTGCGTGGTGGTCGGCGGCCCGCCCGGCGGGCTGCTGGAGACCGACCCGTACGCCAGGCGGTTGCGCGCGCTCGCCGGCACCTGCGGGGTCGCCGACCGGGTCCGGCTGGTCGGGGCGGTGCCCCGGGAGGAGATGGGCCGCTGGTACCGGTCGGCGGACGTGCTGGTCGCCGCCCCCTGGTACGAGCCGTTCGGGCTCACCCCGCTGGAGGCGATGGCCTGTGGGGTACCCGTCGTCGGCACCTCGGTCGGCGGCATCCGGGACACCGTGGTCGACGGGGTGACCGGTGACCTGGTCCCGGCCCGCGACCCGCAGGCCCTGGGCGCCGCGCTGGCCAGCCTGCTCGACGACCGGATCCGCCGCTTCGGGTACGCCACCGCCGCGTTGCAGCGGGCCCGCCGCAGCTACTCCTGGGCGACCGCCGCCGACCGGCTGGCCGAGGTGTACGCCGAGGTCGCCACGGTCCGCCGGCCGAGCCGGGTGGGCGCCTGA